One Chitinophaga parva DNA segment encodes these proteins:
- a CDS encoding putative glycolipid-binding domain-containing protein encodes MQQASLVWAAEKWPATELFQFFTTADGYLATGHMTGLVNATPFALEYKISLNPHWVITAAHIRSLTNVQQTIGLHHNGQGQWEDADGHLLSRLQGCMDVDISLTPFTNTLPIRRLHWQEGVPQVIDVVYIDVPSFKVEHVRQRYTALRKGVFLYENMTNDFKAELNVDEHGLVIHYPGVYARVFAEVVKD; translated from the coding sequence ATGCAGCAAGCTTCCCTGGTATGGGCCGCTGAGAAATGGCCGGCCACAGAACTATTCCAGTTCTTCACCACCGCAGACGGGTACCTGGCCACCGGGCATATGACCGGGCTGGTAAACGCCACGCCTTTTGCATTGGAATACAAGATCAGTCTCAATCCCCATTGGGTCATAACGGCGGCGCATATACGTTCCCTGACCAATGTGCAGCAAACCATCGGCCTGCATCACAACGGGCAGGGTCAGTGGGAAGACGCAGACGGCCATCTGCTATCCCGCCTGCAGGGCTGTATGGATGTTGATATTTCCCTCACTCCTTTTACCAACACGTTGCCCATCCGCCGCCTGCACTGGCAGGAAGGCGTGCCCCAGGTCATCGACGTGGTGTACATCGATGTGCCTTCGTTCAAAGTGGAACACGTGCGCCAGCGCTATACCGCACTGCGCAAAGGCGTGTTCCTGTATGAGAACATGACGAATGATTTTAAAGCGGAACTGAATGTGGATGAACATGGCCTGGTGATCCACTACCCGGGTGTGTATGCGAGAGTGTTTGCAGAGGTGGTGAAGGATTGA
- a CDS encoding BamA/TamA family outer membrane protein, translating to MIRLLKILLTLLGTYFLLHFSQPARAGYGGGCFMPAAFEDTVPSNPPRKTGFLHKLMAYKDSMRLKHYRDSVLTSITHANAPDPLEDSSLIKSEQLFKALSGRTIRRVFFRKVKVFGPRNINDTTFQTSMKLVDYANQLHFESKEWVLRQMLFFKPGDTINPFELADNERYLRSRPFIQDARIYVVNATSNADSADVMVVTKDVFEYSINLKELSPQAASTVVTNNDLLGAGQGLDVGGLWKSSYHPQFGSLVRYTKYNILGTFIDGSIGYSMLNTYMPLDTNVYEGSYYVSLNRPLYRPTARVAGGLTFSLNHSINKWGYADSLFRKYEYNTLDGWIGYNFRQQFSDNGTETRRPSVAILLRHYNLFFLETPQQPAFKDDPVYNNRRYYLAQVSVFKQNFFKTHHFFGFGRTEDIPAGYQVKGTTGWETWIERRRLYTAIEGNRFWVNKHQDLFNPSFGIGSFWGRNTSEDAVIHARMDFYSRLFTYRGSRFRQFISADYLTCPDPYFYKPLNINNDNGIFGYKRTTLNGYQRLNFKSETVWYTPFKLYGFKFNLSTILQVSQLDDKRDPLFTSHLQSRLGLTCTVRNENLSLNTLSFSGNYYPSAPPGVPHFFVEVTTVVDLRFDISALRAPSLLPFK from the coding sequence TTGATCCGGTTACTAAAAATATTATTGACCCTCCTTGGTACCTACTTCCTGTTACACTTTTCCCAGCCCGCCAGGGCGGGTTATGGTGGCGGGTGTTTCATGCCAGCTGCTTTTGAGGACACCGTGCCTTCCAATCCTCCCAGGAAAACGGGCTTCCTCCATAAGCTCATGGCGTATAAAGACTCCATGCGCCTAAAGCATTACCGCGACTCCGTGCTGACCAGCATTACCCACGCCAATGCACCGGATCCGCTGGAAGATAGCAGCCTGATAAAAAGTGAACAGTTGTTCAAAGCCTTATCCGGCCGCACCATCCGCCGGGTGTTTTTCCGTAAGGTGAAAGTGTTTGGCCCGCGTAACATTAACGATACCACTTTCCAAACCTCCATGAAACTGGTGGATTATGCCAACCAGCTGCACTTTGAATCGAAGGAATGGGTGTTGCGGCAAATGCTTTTCTTTAAGCCGGGCGATACCATCAATCCCTTTGAGCTGGCAGACAATGAACGTTACCTGCGTTCCCGCCCGTTCATCCAGGATGCACGTATCTATGTAGTGAATGCCACCAGCAACGCAGATTCTGCCGATGTGATGGTGGTGACCAAAGATGTATTTGAGTACAGCATCAACCTCAAAGAGCTTTCCCCCCAGGCCGCATCCACGGTGGTGACGAACAATGACCTGCTGGGGGCGGGCCAGGGGCTGGATGTAGGCGGTTTGTGGAAAAGCAGCTACCATCCGCAGTTTGGCTCCCTGGTGCGGTATACCAAGTACAATATACTGGGCACTTTTATAGACGGGTCCATTGGCTACAGTATGCTCAATACCTACATGCCGCTGGACACCAACGTGTACGAGGGATCTTATTATGTAAGCCTGAACCGCCCCTTGTACCGCCCCACGGCACGGGTGGCCGGTGGTCTTACTTTCAGCCTTAATCACTCCATCAACAAATGGGGCTATGCAGACAGTCTTTTCCGCAAATATGAATACAATACGCTGGATGGCTGGATAGGTTACAACTTCCGCCAGCAGTTCAGCGACAATGGTACAGAAACCCGCCGGCCCAGCGTGGCCATCCTGCTGCGGCATTACAACCTCTTCTTCCTGGAAACGCCCCAGCAGCCTGCTTTTAAAGACGACCCCGTGTACAACAACCGGCGTTATTACCTGGCGCAGGTCTCGGTATTTAAGCAGAACTTCTTCAAAACCCACCACTTCTTTGGCTTTGGCCGCACGGAGGATATTCCCGCCGGTTACCAGGTCAAAGGCACCACCGGCTGGGAAACGTGGATAGAGCGCCGCCGCCTCTACACGGCCATTGAAGGCAACCGCTTCTGGGTGAACAAACACCAGGACCTCTTCAATCCTTCTTTCGGCATTGGCAGTTTCTGGGGCCGCAACACCTCTGAAGACGCGGTGATCCATGCCCGCATGGACTTTTACAGCCGCCTCTTCACGTACCGGGGCAGCCGCTTCCGCCAGTTCATCTCCGCCGACTACCTGACCTGCCCGGACCCATACTTTTACAAACCGCTCAACATCAATAACGATAACGGCATCTTTGGTTACAAGCGCACCACGCTGAATGGCTACCAGCGCCTCAACTTCAAGTCTGAAACGGTGTGGTATACACCGTTCAAGCTGTATGGCTTCAAGTTCAATCTTTCCACCATCCTGCAGGTGTCGCAGCTGGATGATAAAAGAGATCCTTTGTTTACCAGCCACCTGCAAAGCCGGCTGGGGCTTACCTGCACGGTCCGTAATGAAAATCTTTCTTTGAACACGCTTTCCTTCTCGGGTAATTACTACCCCAGTGCGCCGCCGGGCGTGCCGCATTTCTTTGTAGAGGTTACCACGGTAGTGGACCTGCGGTTTGACATCTCCGCACTGCGCGCGCCGAGCCTATTGCCCTTTAAATAG
- a CDS encoding DUF1328 family protein, with product MLRYALIFFIIAIIAAIFGFGGIAAGAVSIARVLFFIFVVLFLISLISGLLKR from the coding sequence ATGTTACGTTATGCACTGATATTCTTTATCATCGCCATCATTGCCGCTATCTTTGGTTTTGGTGGCATTGCTGCCGGCGCCGTAAGCATTGCACGTGTTCTCTTCTTTATTTTCGTGGTACTCTTCCTGATCTCCCTCATCTCAGGCTTATTGAAAAGATAG
- a CDS encoding SRPBCC family protein — protein sequence MSQTSTTQPLRPRGNAWAEESAIQNVPQQERIFSAAAGAVLLLTGIRHPLKHLVSLGLGGYLLYRGASGNCPLTRFFKRSAPEQHTRAVNIRTSIVVNRHRAEVYAFWRRLENLPRFMRHLTDVQSITDTHSVWQIHVPGFEIVWEAEIVRELPNELLSWRSLPDSMIVTAGKVEFLDAPNGGTELRIMITYRPPAGDVGRAVATMLTPAFRHMVQRDIRQFKDLVESVRETV from the coding sequence ATGTCACAAACGTCTACTACGCAGCCGCTCCGCCCCCGGGGCAATGCCTGGGCTGAAGAAAGCGCCATCCAGAACGTGCCGCAGCAGGAACGGATCTTCTCCGCCGCTGCAGGCGCCGTATTGCTGCTCACCGGCATCCGCCACCCGTTAAAGCACCTGGTCTCCCTGGGCCTGGGCGGCTACCTGCTGTACCGGGGCGCTTCGGGCAATTGTCCGCTGACCCGCTTTTTCAAACGCAGTGCTCCGGAACAACATACCCGCGCGGTGAACATCCGCACCAGCATCGTGGTCAATAGGCACCGTGCAGAGGTATATGCATTCTGGCGCCGCCTGGAAAACCTGCCCCGCTTCATGCGCCACCTCACGGATGTGCAAAGCATTACCGATACCCATTCCGTTTGGCAGATCCATGTGCCGGGATTTGAAATAGTATGGGAAGCAGAGATCGTGAGGGAACTGCCCAATGAGCTGCTGTCCTGGCGCTCCCTCCCCGATTCCATGATCGTTACCGCCGGCAAGGTGGAGTTCCTGGACGCGCCCAATGGTGGTACAGAACTGCGCATCATGATCACCTATCGCCCCCCTGCCGGCGACGTAGGCCGCGCCGTAGCTACGATGCTCACCCCAGCCTTCCGCCACATGGTGCAGCGGGACATCCGCCAGTTTAAAGACCTGGTGGAATCAGTGAGGGAGACGGTGTAG
- a CDS encoding acyl-CoA thioesterase, translating into MNNSITLRFLAEPSDVNFGGKVHGGAVMKWIDQAGYACAVNWCGEYAVTVYVGGIRFFKPIAIGDLVEITATIIYTGSSSMHIAINVAAGNPRQREMVKTTHCIIVFAAVDENGKTVQVPAWKPTTAAEISMQEYARRLMDLRKNIEEEMRPYLME; encoded by the coding sequence ATGAACAACTCCATTACCCTCCGCTTTCTTGCGGAGCCTTCAGATGTAAACTTTGGCGGTAAAGTGCACGGCGGTGCCGTGATGAAATGGATAGACCAGGCGGGATACGCCTGCGCGGTGAACTGGTGCGGTGAATACGCGGTGACCGTGTACGTGGGTGGCATCCGGTTCTTTAAGCCCATCGCCATCGGCGACCTGGTAGAGATCACGGCCACGATCATTTATACGGGTAGCAGCAGTATGCACATTGCCATCAATGTGGCGGCCGGCAACCCGCGGCAAAGAGAGATGGTGAAGACCACCCACTGTATCATTGTATTTGCAGCGGTAGATGAAAATGGTAAAACGGTGCAGGTGCCTGCCTGGAAACCTACCACAGCGGCGGAGATCAGCATGCAGGAGTATGCACGCCGCCTGATGGACCTGCGCAAAAATATAGAGGAAGAAATGAGACCTTACCTGATGGAATGA
- a CDS encoding ABC transporter ATP-binding protein, with the protein MQTSETPHARPGFSLAALRKTFRLYRYVKPYWPQFFAGMLCLLLASSASLFFPKYLGQLVQVASDKTGIMQQITAIGLTLILLLVAQAAFSFLRTVLFVAVTEKTLAALREHVYHHLVRLPMAFFANRRVGELTSRISSDISLLQETFTTTIAELVRQVVIVAGGLVLLFHISTQLTFFMLSIVPVISVLALVFGKFIRGNAKLVQTQVSEANTIVEETLQGILNVKAFTNEAFEVRRYHDKTQAAARTGMRVGRFRGMFSSFFILGIFGAMVAVIWKGALLIAAHRLQTGPLFSFVIYSGFIGGAIAGLADVYATLQKSMGATEHLLDILDVPTEAIADQKTIPPAYQLKGGVAFNHVSFHYPSRPDVPVLDQVSFRVEADQRIALVGPSGAGKSTLVSLLLRLYDPVSGNIRFDDLDAADIPLSALRGQIAVVPQDVFLFGGSIRENIAYGDPQATEADIMWAANQANAWEFIQRFPDGLDTIVGERGVQLSGGQRQRIAIARAVLKDPRILILDEATSALDAASEQLVQDALDKLMQGRTAIVIAHRLATIRQADHIVVLDKGRVVEQGSHAWLVAQEDGLYKTLSEMQFIH; encoded by the coding sequence ATGCAAACCTCCGAAACTCCCCATGCCCGGCCAGGCTTCAGCCTGGCTGCCCTTCGTAAAACATTCCGGCTGTACCGTTATGTAAAACCTTACTGGCCGCAGTTCTTTGCCGGTATGCTTTGTTTATTGCTGGCCAGCAGCGCCAGCCTTTTCTTTCCAAAATACCTGGGCCAGCTGGTGCAGGTGGCCAGCGACAAAACCGGGATCATGCAGCAGATCACTGCCATAGGCCTCACCCTTATCCTGCTGCTGGTGGCACAGGCTGCCTTCTCCTTCCTGCGTACGGTGCTCTTTGTAGCTGTCACCGAAAAGACACTGGCCGCATTGCGCGAGCACGTGTACCATCACCTGGTAAGACTGCCCATGGCTTTCTTCGCTAACCGCCGGGTGGGAGAGTTGACCAGCCGCATTTCCTCCGATATTTCCCTGCTGCAGGAAACGTTTACCACCACCATTGCTGAACTGGTGCGCCAGGTGGTGATCGTGGCCGGCGGGCTGGTGCTGCTGTTCCATATTTCCACACAACTTACTTTTTTCATGTTGTCCATTGTACCCGTGATCTCTGTGCTGGCGCTGGTTTTCGGTAAATTTATAAGGGGCAATGCAAAGCTGGTGCAAACACAGGTATCAGAAGCCAATACGATTGTGGAAGAAACACTGCAAGGCATTCTCAATGTAAAAGCCTTTACCAACGAAGCTTTTGAGGTAAGGCGCTATCACGATAAAACACAGGCTGCCGCCCGCACGGGTATGCGCGTGGGGCGTTTCCGTGGCATGTTCTCTTCCTTCTTTATCCTGGGAATATTTGGGGCCATGGTAGCGGTGATCTGGAAAGGGGCGCTGCTCATTGCCGCCCACCGCCTGCAAACGGGGCCGCTCTTTTCCTTCGTGATCTATTCCGGTTTCATAGGCGGCGCTATAGCAGGCCTGGCGGACGTTTATGCTACACTGCAAAAAAGCATGGGCGCTACAGAACATTTACTGGACATCCTGGATGTACCTACAGAAGCCATCGCAGATCAAAAAACAATCCCGCCCGCTTACCAGCTCAAGGGAGGCGTTGCTTTCAACCATGTGTCCTTTCATTATCCCAGCCGCCCGGACGTACCGGTACTGGACCAGGTATCGTTCCGCGTGGAGGCGGACCAGCGCATTGCCCTGGTGGGCCCCAGCGGCGCGGGCAAAAGTACCCTGGTATCTTTATTACTTCGTTTATACGATCCCGTTAGTGGGAATATCCGGTTTGATGACCTGGATGCGGCGGATATCCCTTTATCTGCCCTGCGCGGCCAGATTGCAGTGGTGCCGCAGGATGTATTCCTGTTTGGCGGCAGTATCCGTGAAAACATTGCCTATGGCGATCCCCAGGCCACGGAAGCAGATATCATGTGGGCCGCAAACCAGGCCAATGCATGGGAATTTATCCAGCGTTTCCCCGACGGGCTGGATACTATTGTAGGAGAACGGGGCGTGCAGCTCAGCGGCGGCCAGCGCCAGCGCATTGCCATTGCCCGCGCGGTGCTTAAAGATCCCCGCATCCTTATCCTGGATGAGGCTACCAGTGCGCTGGATGCGGCTTCTGAACAACTGGTGCAGGATGCATTGGACAAGCTGATGCAGGGCCGCACCGCCATTGTAATAGCTCACCGGCTGGCCACCATTCGCCAGGCAGATCACATCGTGGTGCTGGACAAGGGCAGGGTAGTGGAGCAGGGCAGCCATGCGTGGCTGGTGGCCCAGGAAGATGGGCTTTATAAAACGCTCAGTGAAATGCAGTTCATCCACTAG